One Alkalinema sp. FACHB-956 DNA window includes the following coding sequences:
- a CDS encoding Uma2 family endonuclease yields the protein MVPNSLRWTTRDLDVMPDDGGWKRYEIIDGELFVTRAPHIRHQASGGHIYVELAIWSRTTQLGEPFQTPGVIFTPTDAVIPDVVWISRNRLANGVDEAGHLVVAPELMVEILSPGAINEQRDREVKLKLYSRHGVQEYWIVNWQLKTLEIYRRTNAQLQLVTTLLESDTLTSPLLPGFSTAIAQIFT from the coding sequence ATGGTTCCTAACTCCCTGCGGTGGACAACTCGCGATCTGGATGTCATGCCCGACGATGGCGGCTGGAAACGCTATGAAATTATCGATGGAGAATTGTTTGTGACCCGCGCCCCCCACATCCGCCACCAAGCCTCAGGTGGCCACATCTATGTAGAATTGGCAATCTGGTCAAGAACAACCCAACTGGGGGAACCCTTTCAAACTCCAGGCGTTATTTTCACCCCGACTGATGCCGTTATTCCGGATGTGGTTTGGATTAGTCGAAACCGCCTCGCGAATGGCGTGGATGAAGCCGGTCACCTGGTGGTCGCGCCTGAGCTGATGGTTGAAATTCTGTCCCCCGGTGCCATCAACGAGCAGCGCGATCGGGAAGTCAAACTCAAGCTGTACTCCCGCCACGGTGTGCAGGAATATTGGATCGTCAACTGGCAACTCAAAACCCTAGAAATCTATCGCCGCACCAACGCCCAACTCCAACTGGTCACCACCCTCCTCGAATCCGACACCCTCACCTCCCCCCTACTACCGGGATTCAGCACCGCGATCGCTCAGATTTTTACCTAG
- a CDS encoding Uma2 family endonuclease, with protein sequence MVLQPFARNQPIPPLESGDRLTRAEFERRYEATPEKFKAELIEGVVYVASPVRVFHGTPHAALIGWLTVYWAATPGVSVADNTTTRLDMDNEPQPDALLRIETGGSSTISNDGYIEGAPELIAEIAASSAAIDLGAKQNAYRRNGVQEYLVWQTFENRLSWFRLQDEEFVLVEPDADGIIRSRVFPGLWLAMPALLDGNIAEVLKVLHQGLADPSHQAFVQQLAKR encoded by the coding sequence ATGGTTCTCCAGCCCTTTGCCCGCAACCAGCCGATTCCTCCCTTAGAAAGCGGCGATCGCTTAACCCGTGCAGAATTCGAGCGTCGCTATGAAGCAACCCCCGAAAAATTTAAAGCCGAACTGATTGAAGGAGTGGTTTACGTGGCATCCCCGGTTAGAGTCTTCCATGGAACCCCCCATGCGGCCTTAATCGGGTGGTTAACCGTGTATTGGGCTGCAACCCCTGGCGTCAGCGTGGCAGATAACACCACCACCCGACTGGACATGGACAATGAACCCCAACCAGATGCCTTACTGCGCATTGAAACCGGGGGGAGTTCCACCATTAGTAACGATGGCTACATTGAAGGGGCACCGGAACTCATCGCCGAAATTGCGGCCAGTAGTGCTGCGATCGATCTGGGAGCCAAGCAAAACGCCTATCGTCGCAATGGAGTTCAGGAATATCTCGTCTGGCAAACCTTTGAAAATCGTTTAAGTTGGTTCCGCTTGCAGGATGAGGAATTTGTGTTGGTGGAACCGGATGCCGATGGCATTATTCGCAGTCGTGTGTTTCCAGGATTATGGTTAGCAATGCCTGCGCTCTTGGATGGCAACATTGCTGAAGTTCTCAAGGTACTGCACCAGGGGCTCGCGGATCCCAGCCATCAAGCCTTTGTTCAGCAGTTGGCTAAGCGATAA
- the fabF gene encoding beta-ketoacyl-ACP synthase II codes for MANPGYKRVVVTGLGAITPIGNTLNEYWDGLMAGRNGIGPITLFDAAAHDCRIAAEVKNFDPSAYMPPKEAKRMDRFVQFAVAASKQAVADAKLEINELNAEQIGVLIGTGIGGLKVLEDQHEVYRTKGPDRCSPFMIPMMIANMAAGVTAIQLGAKGPNSCSVTACAAGSNAIGDAFRIVRGGYAQAMICGGTEAAVTPLSVAGFVACKAACTSRNDDPTHASRPFDRDRNGFVLGEGSGILVIEEMEHAIARGARIYAELVGYGATCDAYHMTGQTPGGKDAARAISLALKDADLLPESVSYINAHGTSTPINDPNETAAIKLALGDHAYKITVSSTKSMTGHLLGGAGGIEAVASVMAIANDRVPPTINLDNPDEGCDLDYVANESREQVVDVALSNSFGFGGHNVTLAFKKFVP; via the coding sequence ATGGCAAATCCTGGATATAAGCGCGTTGTAGTCACAGGTCTCGGTGCAATTACGCCGATCGGCAATACTTTGAACGAGTATTGGGACGGATTGATGGCGGGTCGGAATGGCATTGGGCCAATCACGTTGTTTGATGCTGCCGCTCACGACTGTCGGATTGCAGCGGAAGTGAAGAACTTCGACCCCAGTGCGTATATGCCGCCCAAAGAGGCGAAACGCATGGATCGCTTTGTTCAGTTTGCGGTGGCGGCCAGTAAGCAGGCAGTTGCCGATGCCAAGTTAGAAATTAATGAACTGAATGCCGAGCAAATCGGGGTGCTGATTGGGACAGGGATCGGTGGCCTCAAGGTGCTGGAGGATCAGCATGAGGTCTATCGCACTAAAGGGCCCGATCGCTGTAGCCCGTTCATGATTCCCATGATGATTGCTAATATGGCAGCCGGGGTGACGGCAATTCAGTTGGGTGCGAAAGGGCCAAACTCCTGCTCTGTAACAGCCTGTGCGGCGGGTTCCAATGCGATCGGGGATGCGTTCCGGATTGTGCGCGGCGGCTATGCCCAGGCGATGATTTGTGGCGGGACGGAAGCGGCGGTAACGCCTTTGTCGGTGGCGGGCTTTGTGGCTTGTAAGGCGGCCTGCACCAGCCGCAATGATGACCCGACCCATGCTAGCCGCCCCTTCGATCGCGATCGCAATGGCTTTGTTCTAGGGGAAGGATCGGGGATCCTTGTGATTGAGGAAATGGAACACGCGATCGCGCGGGGTGCCAGAATTTACGCGGAACTGGTGGGCTACGGTGCCACCTGTGATGCCTACCACATGACGGGTCAAACGCCCGGTGGGAAGGATGCGGCTCGGGCGATTTCCCTGGCGCTGAAGGATGCGGATTTGTTGCCGGAGTCGGTCAGTTACATCAATGCCCACGGCACCAGTACGCCGATTAATGACCCCAACGAAACCGCTGCGATTAAGTTGGCGCTGGGCGATCATGCCTACAAGATTACGGTGAGTTCCACCAAGTCGATGACCGGGCACTTGCTCGGCGGTGCGGGGGGGATTGAGGCGGTGGCCAGTGTGATGGCGATCGCGAACGATCGGGTGCCACCGACGATCAACTTAGACAACCCTGACGAGGGCTGCGATTTGGATTACGTTGCAAACGAAAGCCGGGAACAGGTCGTGGATGTGGCGCTGTCGAATTCCTTTGGATTCGGCGGTCACAATGTAACGCTGGCCTTTAAGAAGTTTGTGCCGTAG
- a CDS encoding acyl carrier protein: protein MTETEIFEKVKGIVVDQLSVEADKVVPEASFQNDLGADSLDTVELVMALEEEFDIEIPDEAAESIATVQAAVDFIKEKSA, encoded by the coding sequence ATGACTGAGACTGAAATCTTTGAAAAAGTAAAAGGCATCGTGGTGGATCAACTCAGCGTGGAAGCGGACAAGGTTGTCCCTGAAGCCAGCTTCCAAAATGACCTCGGTGCAGATTCCCTGGATACCGTTGAACTTGTGATGGCTTTGGAAGAAGAGTTCGACATCGAAATTCCCGATGAAGCTGCGGAAAGCATTGCGACCGTCCAAGCGGCTGTGGACTTTATCAAAGAGAAGTCTGCTTAA
- the aroH gene encoding chorismate mutase produces MHWRVRAIRGAITVTENTKDAIAEAVTELLDELESRNPLDLSEVVSVTFSVTRDLDAIFPAAIARKRPGWDQVPLMDFQHMYVAGSLERCIRLLLHFNTPDPAQKIYHPYLRDARILRPDLALVTPFVQS; encoded by the coding sequence GTGCACTGGCGAGTTCGAGCAATTCGGGGCGCAATCACCGTCACTGAAAATACGAAAGACGCGATCGCAGAGGCAGTGACAGAGTTATTGGATGAACTAGAGTCCCGAAATCCGCTGGATTTGTCGGAAGTGGTTAGCGTAACGTTCTCCGTGACTCGGGATCTAGATGCTATTTTTCCAGCGGCGATCGCCCGGAAACGTCCCGGCTGGGATCAGGTTCCTCTGATGGATTTTCAGCACATGTATGTGGCGGGTAGCTTGGAGCGTTGTATTCGGTTGTTGCTGCATTTCAACACCCCCGATCCCGCCCAAAAAATCTACCATCCCTACTTGCGAGATGCGCGGATACTGCGTCCAGACTTAGCACTCGTGACCCCGTTTGTGCAGAGTTAA
- the sppA gene encoding signal peptide peptidase SppA: protein MMFPFRPRYKKQIARIEVQGAIASGTRKRVLEALKEVEERKFPVLLLRIDSPGGTVGDSYEIYSALKRLQDKGCKVVASFGNISASGGVFIGVAAQHIMANPGTITGSIGVILRGNNLERLLDRVGVSFKVIKSGPYKDILSFDRELTEPEQQILQDLIDTSYEQFVQVVAEGRKLEPDAVKQFADGRIFTGEQALKLGLIDRLGTEEDARRWAAELAGLDPDKAKVFRFEEPKPLLSRVTGSRSRLQPWAKVPALQTGINWLEFELETQGMPLWLYRP from the coding sequence ATCATGTTTCCATTTCGTCCCCGCTACAAAAAACAAATTGCTCGCATTGAAGTTCAAGGCGCGATCGCCAGTGGCACCCGCAAGCGGGTACTGGAGGCGCTGAAAGAGGTGGAGGAGCGCAAATTTCCGGTGTTGCTGCTGCGGATCGACAGTCCCGGCGGCACCGTGGGCGACTCCTACGAAATCTACAGCGCCCTTAAACGGCTCCAGGACAAGGGCTGTAAGGTGGTGGCGAGTTTTGGCAATATTTCTGCGTCGGGTGGCGTGTTCATTGGGGTGGCGGCCCAGCACATCATGGCCAACCCCGGCACCATTACGGGCAGCATTGGCGTCATTCTGCGGGGCAATAACCTGGAACGCCTGCTCGATCGGGTTGGTGTGTCCTTTAAGGTGATTAAATCGGGGCCGTATAAAGATATCCTTTCCTTCGATCGGGAATTGACGGAGCCAGAACAGCAGATTCTCCAGGACTTGATCGACACCAGCTATGAACAATTTGTTCAGGTGGTGGCGGAGGGCCGCAAGTTGGAACCGGATGCTGTGAAGCAGTTCGCCGATGGTCGCATTTTTACCGGTGAGCAGGCGCTGAAGCTGGGACTGATCGATCGCCTCGGAACGGAGGAAGATGCTCGCCGCTGGGCTGCGGAACTGGCAGGGCTAGATCCGGACAAAGCCAAGGTCTTTCGGTTTGAGGAACCCAAGCCCTTGCTGAGTCGAGTCACGGGGAGCCGATCGCGCCTGCAACCCTGGGCCAAGGTACCTGCCCTGCAAACGGGGATCAACTGGCTGGAGTTTGAGTTGGAAACCCAGGGTATGCCGCTCTGGTTGTACCGTCCGTGA
- a CDS encoding DMT family transporter codes for MLSKLSQGKSISALLLIAPFFFWGTAMVAMKGAIADTTPFFLAGFRLVPAGCLVLLAAFLSRREQPKTWQAWLWISLFALVDGTLFQGFLAQGLTRTGAGLGSVMIDSQPLAVALLAWILFGEKIGLIGAIGLLLGVVGISLLGLPQEWISQWVDPAAWGATSFSFVPLDLISSLFDNGQWLMLMAALSMAIGTVMVRYVSRYVDPVVATGWHMILGGLPLFLLSDWLETGQWTALTSTDWLALGYSTIFGSALSYGLFFYFASQGNLTSLSSLTFLTPVFALTFGNFFLAENLEPYQWLGVALTLVSIYAINQRDVLTAKLWPTGDTPDSSQALTNSVADRPEGSTMATVAVGLADDRGSES; via the coding sequence ATGCTGTCAAAGCTTTCCCAGGGGAAATCCATTTCGGCGCTGCTGTTGATTGCTCCCTTCTTCTTTTGGGGCACGGCTATGGTCGCCATGAAGGGCGCGATCGCCGATACCACGCCGTTTTTCCTAGCGGGATTTCGTCTTGTTCCGGCGGGCTGTTTAGTGTTACTAGCGGCCTTCCTGAGTCGCCGAGAACAGCCGAAAACCTGGCAGGCTTGGCTGTGGATCAGCCTGTTTGCCCTCGTGGATGGCACCCTCTTTCAGGGGTTTCTGGCCCAGGGCTTGACCCGTACGGGAGCTGGATTGGGGTCGGTGATGATTGACTCCCAACCCTTGGCCGTGGCGCTGCTGGCTTGGATTTTGTTTGGTGAAAAGATTGGTTTGATCGGCGCGATCGGGCTGCTCCTCGGGGTCGTGGGCATTAGCTTGCTGGGCTTACCCCAGGAATGGATTAGCCAGTGGGTGGATCCTGCTGCCTGGGGGGCAACGAGTTTCAGTTTTGTGCCCCTAGATCTGATCAGTAGCCTGTTTGATAACGGCCAATGGCTAATGCTGATGGCGGCCCTGTCCATGGCGATCGGGACGGTGATGGTGCGCTACGTTTCTCGTTACGTGGATCCGGTGGTTGCAACGGGGTGGCATATGATCCTAGGTGGACTGCCGCTGTTTCTGCTCTCCGATTGGCTGGAAACTGGCCAATGGACGGCCTTAACCTCTACCGATTGGCTAGCCTTGGGCTATTCCACGATCTTTGGCAGTGCCCTGTCCTACGGTTTGTTTTTCTACTTTGCCTCCCAAGGGAATTTAACAAGCCTCAGTTCCCTGACGTTTTTAACCCCTGTTTTTGCCCTGACCTTTGGTAATTTCTTCCTAGCTGAAAATTTAGAACCCTACCAGTGGCTAGGGGTTGCCCTCACCCTAGTCAGCATTTACGCAATCAATCAGCGGGATGTCCTCACCGCCAAGCTCTGGCCCACGGGGGATACCCCAGATTCCTCGCAGGCTTTAACCAATTCAGTGGCCGATCGCCCAGAGGGAAGCACCATGGCCACGGTGGCCGTAGGCTTGGCCGACGATCGGGGCTCTGAATCCTAA
- a CDS encoding HEAT repeat domain-containing protein: MASRCPKWFWIACLTGISWWIPVSVLSATAQSAAPSAPATQPAAEKSAKKSAEKSTEKPTPPSAQSKTEKSSKPPTKPSLKRLLVPGVMGLSVVGVGVGTVVLILRRSAIGQPSQQTRPLGTSTAPAPQAYIPLAQRAAATTPPAAVEPTVQPTVEPAVEPTGKPTVESTAGATPTAAPETNHPIEPPTLESPTPQFPISTPQSPLPTPQSPLPTHPTPPLRLSKHNIVDTLLQELQQCDPQKRQKIIWELGQRGDSRAVQPLVDLLLDSDSRQQSLILSALSEIGTRTLKPMSRALALSLQNENADVRKNAIRDVTRIYDLVAQISQLLHSAAEDPDTEVQATAQWALGKVNRIKAAPPESLN; the protein is encoded by the coding sequence ATGGCTTCTCGCTGCCCAAAATGGTTTTGGATTGCCTGTTTGACGGGGATCAGTTGGTGGATCCCGGTTTCAGTCCTGTCCGCTACCGCCCAGAGCGCTGCACCATCGGCCCCAGCTACCCAACCCGCAGCCGAGAAATCTGCCAAGAAATCTGCCGAGAAGTCTACGGAAAAACCAACCCCACCCTCAGCTCAATCCAAGACTGAAAAATCCAGCAAACCACCCACCAAACCTTCCCTGAAAAGGCTACTCGTGCCAGGGGTGATGGGCCTCTCCGTTGTGGGTGTGGGCGTGGGGACTGTCGTATTAATTTTGCGGCGATCGGCGATCGGGCAACCGTCCCAGCAAACCCGACCACTAGGAACCTCAACCGCTCCAGCCCCCCAAGCCTACATTCCCCTAGCACAACGAGCAGCAGCAACCACTCCTCCCGCCGCCGTCGAACCCACCGTTCAACCCACCGTCGAACCTGCCGTCGAACCCACTGGTAAACCCACCGTCGAATCCACAGCAGGTGCAACTCCCACAGCAGCCCCAGAGACAAACCATCCGATCGAGCCCCCCACCCTAGAGTCCCCCACTCCCCAATTTCCAATCTCCACTCCCCAATCTCCACTCCCTACTCCCCAATCTCCACTCCCCACCCACCCCACTCCCCCTCTCCGCCTCAGCAAACACAACATCGTTGATACCCTCCTCCAAGAACTCCAACAATGCGATCCCCAAAAGCGTCAAAAAATTATTTGGGAATTGGGCCAACGGGGAGATAGTCGAGCGGTGCAACCCCTCGTGGATCTGCTGTTGGACTCAGATTCTCGGCAGCAGAGTTTAATCCTGTCGGCCCTCTCGGAAATTGGCACCCGCACCCTCAAGCCCATGAGCCGAGCCTTGGCACTGTCTTTACAGAATGAAAATGCCGATGTGCGGAAGAATGCCATTCGGGATGTCACGCGCATCTATGACCTAGTGGCTCAGATTAGCCAACTCCTCCATAGCGCAGCAGAGGATCCGGATACAGAGGTGCAGGCAACGGCTCAATGGGCCTTAGGGAAAGTCAATCGGATTAAAGCTGCCCCGCCAGAATCCCTTAATTAA
- a CDS encoding glycosyltransferase family 4 protein produces MRSLKLLFVSTSVGALGSGLGGGVELTLRNLAIALHQRGHSVTVVAPDGSKLESFSLVEIVGNLQTTAQSQGREAPITMPSNPVIGNLWSYVRQVQSCYDLILNFAYDWLPFYLTPFFTTPIAHLVSMGSLSDAMDQAILDVADSFPNTIAVHSHAQAQTFEMGFTYFNLQNGLDLSQYQFCLEAGDFLAWVGRIAPEKGLEDAVQAAAQTGLPLKIFGVIQDAAYWQQIQTDYPQAAMEWMGFLSTQELQKALGPAQALLMTPKWVEAFGNVAIEALACGVPVIAYRRGGPAEIIQSGYSGWLVEPDSVEELVQAIHKIPQISRTICHREAEMHYSLAALGDRAEAWFKLILQNEAID; encoded by the coding sequence ATGCGATCGCTCAAACTGTTGTTTGTTTCAACCTCGGTGGGGGCCCTGGGCTCCGGATTGGGAGGGGGCGTGGAACTGACGCTACGCAATTTAGCGATCGCCCTTCATCAGCGTGGCCATTCCGTCACGGTTGTTGCCCCCGATGGCTCAAAACTAGAAAGTTTTTCGCTGGTTGAAATCGTCGGGAATTTGCAAACGACGGCCCAAAGCCAAGGTCGAGAAGCGCCGATTACCATGCCCAGCAATCCCGTCATCGGCAACCTGTGGAGCTATGTGCGGCAAGTTCAGTCCTGCTATGACCTGATTCTCAACTTTGCCTACGACTGGCTACCGTTTTACCTGACGCCCTTTTTTACGACCCCGATCGCCCATTTGGTCAGCATGGGATCCCTCTCAGATGCCATGGATCAAGCCATTCTGGACGTGGCAGACTCCTTCCCCAACACGATCGCGGTGCACAGCCATGCCCAAGCGCAAACCTTTGAAATGGGGTTTACCTACTTCAATCTGCAAAATGGGTTAGATCTCTCCCAATACCAGTTTTGTTTAGAGGCTGGCGACTTTCTGGCCTGGGTCGGGCGGATCGCACCGGAGAAAGGGCTGGAGGATGCCGTACAAGCAGCGGCCCAGACGGGACTTCCCCTGAAAATTTTTGGGGTGATTCAGGATGCCGCCTACTGGCAACAAATCCAAACCGACTATCCCCAGGCGGCCATGGAATGGATGGGATTTTTGTCTACCCAGGAATTGCAGAAAGCCCTAGGCCCTGCCCAAGCCCTCCTGATGACGCCCAAATGGGTGGAAGCCTTTGGCAACGTCGCGATCGAAGCCTTGGCCTGCGGGGTCCCCGTAATTGCCTACCGCCGGGGCGGGCCAGCGGAAATTATCCAATCGGGTTACAGCGGATGGTTGGTGGAACCCGACTCCGTGGAGGAACTGGTGCAAGCCATTCACAAAATTCCCCAAATCTCTCGCACCATTTGCCACCGAGAAGCCGAAATGCATTATTCCCTGGCGGCCTTGGGCGATCGGGCGGAGGCTTGGTTTAAGCTGATTCTGCAAAATGAAGCGATCGACTAG
- a CDS encoding LD-carboxypeptidase, with translation MRPCCFPTPLKPGDSLCAIAPSGALREQTAFHQGLEIWQARGYQVDVLPGYDDRWGYLAGTDKARCQQLATALANPDYRAVLCVRGGWGGARLLETWQATWGDLIMAEPKWLVGFSDITSLLWALSLQGISGVHGPLLTTIAQEPGWSLLHLFDLVEGRALEPLQGKGWGGGIASGLLLPANLTVATHLLNTAYQPDLQGIILALEDVGEAPYRLDRMLTQWRMTGALRQVAGIALGRFSLCDAPSHIPSFTVEEVLRDRLGDLGIPIVADLPFGHEGTNIALPVGVPVTLDGDRGALYFAEAE, from the coding sequence ATGCGTCCGTGCTGTTTCCCGACTCCGCTTAAACCGGGTGATTCACTGTGTGCGATCGCGCCTAGTGGTGCCCTTCGAGAACAAACAGCCTTTCACCAAGGGCTAGAAATTTGGCAGGCACGGGGCTACCAGGTGGATGTGCTTCCCGGCTATGACGATCGCTGGGGCTACCTGGCAGGCACTGACAAAGCCCGCTGTCAGCAGTTAGCGACGGCCTTGGCCAACCCAGACTATCGGGCCGTTCTCTGTGTGCGGGGGGGCTGGGGCGGGGCACGCCTCTTGGAAACCTGGCAGGCCACCTGGGGAGATTTGATTATGGCTGAGCCGAAGTGGTTAGTGGGCTTTTCCGATATCACCAGTTTGCTGTGGGCCTTGAGTCTACAGGGCATCAGCGGCGTCCATGGCCCCTTACTAACAACGATCGCCCAAGAGCCGGGGTGGTCATTGCTACACTTATTCGATCTCGTGGAAGGTCGTGCCCTGGAACCCTTACAGGGCAAAGGCTGGGGTGGAGGCATTGCATCCGGGTTACTGCTTCCGGCCAATTTGACCGTGGCAACCCATCTGCTCAATACGGCTTACCAACCGGATTTACAGGGCATTATTCTGGCGCTGGAGGATGTGGGAGAAGCCCCCTATCGCCTCGATCGCATGTTGACCCAGTGGCGCATGACGGGAGCCTTGCGGCAAGTGGCGGGGATTGCCCTTGGTCGATTCAGCCTCTGTGATGCCCCCAGTCACATTCCCAGTTTTACCGTGGAAGAAGTGTTGCGCGATCGCTTAGGGGATCTTGGCATTCCGATCGTGGCGGATTTGCCCTTTGGCCATGAAGGTACGAATATCGCGTTGCCGGTTGGAGTTCCGGTGACGCTAGATGGCGATCGGGGCGCTCTTTACTTCGCTGAAGCCGAATGA
- a CDS encoding exonuclease domain-containing protein, with translation MSYIMVDVEADGPIPGDYSMVALGAIVVEPSLSQTFYAELKPISDRWIPEALQVSQFTREATLLFEEPQSVMERFAQWVDSVSIGRAFFISDNNGFDWQFVNWYFHHFCGRNPFGHSSTNLGSLYKGLMKDAFVNFKHLRKTSHTHNALDDARGNAEALLQMKTELGLKISLK, from the coding sequence ATGAGTTACATCATGGTGGACGTGGAAGCGGATGGCCCTATTCCAGGGGATTATTCGATGGTTGCTTTAGGCGCGATCGTGGTGGAGCCGTCCCTCAGCCAGACCTTTTATGCAGAACTCAAACCGATTTCCGATCGGTGGATTCCGGAGGCGCTCCAAGTGAGTCAGTTTACCCGTGAAGCAACCCTTCTGTTTGAGGAACCGCAGAGTGTGATGGAACGCTTTGCCCAGTGGGTGGATTCTGTAAGTATTGGCCGTGCTTTTTTTATTTCCGACAATAACGGGTTTGATTGGCAGTTTGTGAATTGGTATTTCCATCACTTTTGCGGGAGGAATCCCTTTGGCCATAGTTCAACGAACCTGGGTTCACTCTACAAGGGGTTAATGAAAGATGCATTTGTGAATTTTAAACATCTTCGCAAAACGAGTCATACGCACAATGCATTGGATGATGCGAGGGGAAACGCTGAAGCCCTCTTACAGATGAAGACGGAGTTAGGTTTGAAGATTAGCCTGAAGTGA
- a CDS encoding HHL1-like protein, producing MTKGFGQPKVAKKPPSEAAKKRAEAAKQMDDMKAKGMPEFEIYLRIRDKKPWYPVGAISVQRSNQINQAIYANEEGLLQGAFRLFPILKKNAQNLEYGYRLKDYRDEEIQLAVKPTSIVPNALQNAVANVGATIGGLFKKKSV from the coding sequence ATGACTAAAGGATTTGGGCAACCCAAGGTAGCTAAAAAGCCGCCCTCCGAAGCTGCTAAAAAGCGGGCTGAAGCGGCGAAGCAGATGGACGATATGAAAGCAAAGGGGATGCCCGAGTTTGAAATTTACCTTCGGATTCGGGATAAAAAGCCGTGGTATCCGGTGGGTGCCATTTCTGTCCAGCGTTCTAATCAGATTAACCAAGCGATTTACGCCAACGAAGAGGGCTTGCTACAAGGCGCATTTCGCCTTTTTCCTATTCTGAAAAAGAATGCGCAAAATTTGGAGTATGGCTATCGGTTGAAGGACTATCGGGATGAGGAAATTCAACTCGCAGTGAAGCCCACTTCGATCGTGCCCAATGCGTTGCAAAATGCCGTTGCGAATGTTGGTGCAACGATCGGGGGACTGTTTAAGAAAAAATCTGTGTAG
- a CDS encoding ABC transporter ATP-binding protein: MTPDTEHSSSSWESQPDPSVLPGESAVVVQDIVLSLDSGAGVIPILQGISFTVPRQQLQFLMGPSGSGKTTLLQILAGFLRPTSGDVQLLGQSLNCLTNAQLTQFRLRHLGFIFQHFNLFPALNAEENVALALQIKGVRKRELKERAIALLNQVGMAHKADRLPRDLSGGEQQRVAIARALAGDPEIIMADEPTAALDSANGRVVIDLLRDRVVQSGATVLIVTHDFRLLDKHDRVLFLEDGKLLNV, from the coding sequence ATGACTCCTGATACCGAGCATTCATCGTCATCCTGGGAGTCCCAGCCTGATCCCAGTGTACTCCCAGGGGAGTCAGCAGTCGTTGTTCAAGATATTGTTCTATCGTTGGATTCGGGAGCGGGTGTAATCCCAATTCTTCAGGGGATTAGCTTTACCGTTCCTCGGCAGCAATTACAATTTTTGATGGGGCCATCGGGATCCGGAAAAACAACGCTTTTGCAAATTCTGGCTGGTTTTCTACGTCCGACGAGTGGGGATGTCCAGTTGTTAGGGCAGTCACTCAATTGTTTGACCAATGCACAATTGACACAATTTCGTTTGCGTCATCTCGGCTTCATTTTTCAGCATTTTAATTTGTTTCCAGCCTTGAATGCGGAAGAGAATGTTGCGCTGGCCTTACAGATTAAAGGCGTTCGCAAGCGGGAGTTGAAGGAACGGGCGATCGCGTTGCTGAATCAAGTGGGGATGGCCCATAAAGCCGATCGACTGCCGCGAGATTTGTCCGGCGGGGAACAGCAACGGGTGGCGATCGCGCGGGCGCTGGCAGGTGACCCGGAAATTATTATGGCCGATGAACCGACGGCGGCTTTAGATTCGGCTAATGGAAGAGTTGTGATTGATTTATTGCGCGATCGGGTGGTGCAGTCTGGTGCAACGGTGCTGATTGTGACCCACGATTTTCGGTTGTTGGACAAACACGATCGGGTGTTGTTTTTGGAAGACGGTAAGTTACTGAATGTATAA
- a CDS encoding DUF4351 domain-containing protein: MLNLFNFIDWILGLPKALERKFWQELQAYEEERKVPYITSVERIGYDRGKVEGRQEGRLEEAQRSLERERSLILRQLTRKVGALPDHTLDCINALSIEHLESLGEALLDFESIEDLTNWLNSQGE, from the coding sequence GTGCTGAATCTGTTCAACTTCATCGATTGGATTTTGGGGTTACCCAAAGCGTTAGAGCGTAAGTTTTGGCAAGAGTTGCAAGCCTACGAGGAGGAGCGCAAAGTGCCTTACATTACCAGCGTGGAACGAATTGGCTACGATCGGGGTAAGGTTGAAGGCCGACAGGAAGGTCGGCTGGAAGAAGCCCAACGATCGCTGGAACGTGAACGATCGCTGATTTTACGACAACTGACTCGCAAGGTGGGAGCCCTCCCCGATCACACCCTCGATTGCATCAATGCGCTCTCGATCGAACACCTTGAATCCCTTGGTGAAGCCTTACTGGATTTTGAATCGATTGAGGATCTCACCAATTGGTTAAACAGTCAGGGTGAGTAG